A part of Streptomyces sp. DSM 40750 genomic DNA contains:
- a CDS encoding sensor histidine kinase, whose amino-acid sequence MARGKLRIYLGAAPGVGKTYAMLSEAHRRVERGTDCVVAFLEHHNRPRTEIMLHGLEQIPRKELEYRGSVFTEMDVDAVLARHPQVALVDELAHTNIPGSRNAKRWQDVEELLAAGIDVVSTVNIQHLESLGDTVESITGVRQQETVPDEVVRRADQIELVDMSPQALRRRMAHGNIYKADKVDAALSNYFRPGNLTALRELALLWVADRVDAYLTEYRSEHRVSKIWGSRERIVVGLTGGPEGRTLIRRAARLAEKGAGGEVLAVYIARSDGLTNASPKELAVQRTLVEDLGGTFHHVIGDDVPSALLDFARGVNATQIVLGVSRRRGWQYVFGPGVGATVARESGPDLDVHLITHDEVGKGRGLPVARGARLGRARIIWGWLAGVVGPTLLTLLLTNVDAELGLANDMLLFLTLTVAAALLGGLLPALASAAFGSLLLNYYFTSPLHHLTIADPKNIVALVVFFAVAVSVASVVDLAARRTHQAARLRAESEILSFLAGSVLRGETGLEALLERMRETFGMESVALLERESDVDPWTCAGSVGPQPCQYPEDADVDMPVGDHMALALSGRVLPASDRRILAAFAAQAAVVLDRQRLQSEADQAKELAEGNRIRTALLAAVSHDLRTPLAAIKAAVSSLRSDDVAWSEEDQAELLEAIEEGADRLDHLVGNLLDMSRLQTGTVAPLIREIDVDEVVPMALGGVPEDSVELDIPETLPMVAVDPGLLERSVANLVENAVKYSPAGERVLVAASAMADRVEVRVVDRGPGVPDEAKDRIFEPFQRYGDAPRGAGVGLGLAVARGFAEAMGGTLNAEDTPGGGLTMVLTVPAAADRRPLPSGLPATATS is encoded by the coding sequence ATGGCACGCGGCAAGCTTCGGATATACCTCGGCGCGGCACCGGGCGTCGGCAAGACGTACGCGATGCTGTCCGAGGCGCACCGCCGTGTCGAGCGGGGCACCGACTGTGTGGTCGCCTTCCTGGAACACCACAACCGGCCCCGCACCGAGATCATGCTCCACGGCCTGGAGCAGATTCCCCGCAAGGAGCTGGAATACCGGGGAAGCGTCTTCACCGAGATGGACGTCGACGCGGTCCTGGCCCGGCACCCCCAGGTGGCTCTCGTCGACGAACTCGCCCACACCAACATCCCCGGCTCCCGCAACGCCAAGCGCTGGCAGGACGTCGAGGAACTGCTCGCGGCGGGGATCGACGTCGTCTCGACGGTCAACATCCAGCACCTGGAGTCGCTCGGGGATACCGTCGAGTCGATCACCGGGGTGCGGCAGCAGGAGACCGTCCCCGACGAGGTCGTCCGGCGGGCGGACCAGATCGAGCTGGTCGACATGTCGCCGCAGGCGCTGCGCCGGCGGATGGCGCACGGCAACATCTACAAGGCCGACAAGGTCGACGCGGCCCTGTCCAACTACTTCCGCCCGGGCAATCTGACCGCGCTGCGGGAGCTGGCGCTGCTCTGGGTGGCCGACCGGGTCGACGCGTATCTGACCGAATACCGCAGTGAACACCGGGTGTCGAAGATCTGGGGCTCGCGTGAGCGGATCGTGGTCGGTCTGACCGGTGGTCCCGAGGGACGCACGCTGATCCGCCGTGCCGCCCGGCTCGCCGAGAAGGGCGCCGGCGGCGAGGTGCTGGCCGTCTACATCGCCCGCAGCGACGGACTGACCAACGCCTCGCCCAAGGAGCTGGCCGTCCAGCGCACCCTGGTAGAGGACCTGGGCGGCACTTTCCACCACGTCATCGGCGACGACGTCCCGTCGGCTCTGCTGGACTTCGCGCGGGGGGTCAACGCCACCCAGATAGTCCTCGGCGTCTCGCGGCGCAGGGGATGGCAGTACGTCTTCGGGCCCGGTGTCGGCGCCACGGTCGCCCGGGAGTCGGGCCCCGACCTCGACGTCCACCTGATCACCCACGATGAGGTGGGCAAGGGCCGCGGGTTGCCGGTTGCGCGAGGTGCGCGGCTCGGCCGTGCGCGGATCATCTGGGGCTGGCTGGCCGGGGTGGTCGGCCCGACGCTGCTCACGCTGCTGCTGACCAACGTCGACGCCGAGCTCGGTCTCGCCAACGACATGCTGCTGTTCCTGACGCTGACCGTGGCGGCGGCCCTGCTCGGCGGCCTGCTCCCGGCGCTGGCCTCGGCGGCCTTCGGGTCGTTGCTGCTGAACTACTACTTCACCTCGCCCCTGCACCACCTCACCATCGCCGATCCCAAGAACATCGTCGCCCTCGTGGTCTTCTTCGCCGTGGCGGTATCGGTGGCCTCCGTGGTGGACCTGGCCGCCCGTCGTACGCATCAGGCGGCCCGGCTGCGCGCCGAGTCGGAGATCCTCTCCTTCCTGGCGGGCAGCGTGCTGCGCGGCGAGACCGGCCTGGAGGCCCTGCTGGAGCGGATGCGGGAGACCTTCGGTATGGAGTCGGTCGCCCTGCTGGAGCGGGAAAGCGACGTGGACCCGTGGACCTGCGCGGGCAGCGTGGGCCCACAGCCCTGCCAGTACCCCGAGGACGCGGACGTGGACATGCCGGTCGGCGACCACATGGCCCTCGCGCTGTCCGGCAGAGTGCTGCCCGCCTCCGACCGCCGGATCCTCGCCGCGTTCGCCGCCCAGGCCGCCGTGGTCCTGGACCGCCAGCGCCTGCAGTCCGAGGCCGACCAGGCCAAGGAACTCGCCGAGGGCAACCGTATCCGCACCGCCCTGCTCGCCGCCGTCAGCCACGACCTGCGCACACCCCTGGCCGCCATCAAGGCCGCCGTGTCATCTCTGAGGTCCGACGACGTGGCCTGGTCCGAGGAGGACCAGGCCGAACTCCTGGAGGCCATCGAGGAGGGCGCCGACCGCCTCGACCACCTGGTGGGCAACCTGCTCGACATGTCCCGGCTCCAGACCGGTACCGTCGCCCCGCTGATCCGCGAGATCGACGTCGACGAGGTGGTGCCCATGGCCCTGGGCGGCGTACCCGAGGACAGCGTGGAGCTGGACATCCCGGAGACCTTGCCGATGGTCGCCGTCGACCCGGGCCTGCTGGAGCGGTCGGTGGCCAACCTGGTCGAGAACGCGGTCAAGTACAGCCCCGCCGGCGAGCGCGTCCTGGTGGCTGCCAGCGCCATGGCCGACCGGGTGGAGGTGCGGGTGGTGGACCGTGGCCCGGGCGTCCCGGACGAGGCCAAGGACCGCATCTTCGAGCCGTTCCAGCGCTACGGCGACGCCCCGCGCGGCGCCGGCGTGGGCCTCGGTCTCGCGGTAGCCCGCGGCTTCGCCGAAGCCATGGGCGGCACCCTCAACGCTGA
- a CDS encoding potassium-transporting ATPase subunit C, with product MNNSVTNTARLLGAGLRALLVLTVVTGILYPLAITGVAQGLFPGRANGSEIKADGKVVGSSLIGQAYTLPLKKGQETPEPDLKWFQGRPQNGLGTNSVNTRYKLILSGATNRSGDNADLIRWVKDAKAAVIEDNSTSDYKVKPSDVPADAVTSSGSGLDPDISPAYADLQVHRIAEKNGLPVAQVQKLVHEHTDGRILGFLGEPTVNVLELNIALKELVAKS from the coding sequence ATGAACAACTCGGTTACGAACACCGCCCGGTTGCTCGGGGCCGGCCTGCGCGCCCTCCTCGTGCTGACCGTGGTGACGGGCATCCTCTACCCGCTGGCCATCACCGGCGTCGCCCAGGGGCTCTTCCCCGGCAGGGCGAACGGCTCCGAGATCAAGGCGGACGGCAAGGTCGTCGGCTCCTCGCTCATCGGCCAGGCTTACACTCTGCCGCTCAAGAAGGGCCAGGAGACCCCCGAGCCCGACCTGAAGTGGTTCCAGGGGCGCCCGCAGAACGGCCTGGGCACCAACAGCGTCAACACCCGGTACAAGCTGATTCTGTCCGGCGCCACCAACCGTTCCGGTGACAACGCCGACCTGATCAGGTGGGTCAAGGACGCCAAGGCGGCGGTCATCGAGGACAACTCGACCTCGGACTACAAGGTCAAGCCGTCCGACGTACCCGCCGACGCGGTCACCTCCTCGGGCTCCGGCCTGGACCCGGACATCTCCCCGGCGTACGCCGACCTCCAGGTCCACCGGATCGCCGAGAAGAACGGCCTGCCCGTCGCCCAGGTCCAGAAGCTCGTGCACGAGCACACGGACGGCCGCATCCTCGGCTTCCTGGGCGAGCCGACGGTCAATGTCCTGGAACTCAACATCGCGCTCAAGGAACTCGTGGCGAAGAGCTGA
- the kdpB gene encoding potassium-transporting ATPase subunit KdpB translates to MSTSTPTLAPHQDAPTGHKGGEGRVGAGLFDPKQLLQSLPDALRKTDPRVMVKSPVMFVVLVGSVLTTVFSFKDPGDWFGWVISAWLWLTVIFANLAEAVAEGRGKAQADTLRKAKTDTVARRLSRDSRAEEQVPGTELRIGDLVVCEAGDIIPGDGDVVEGVASVDESAITGESAPVIRESGGDRSAVTGGTKVLSDRIVIKITTKPGETFIDRMINLVEGAARQKTPNEIALNILLASLTIVFLLAVATLPPFADYAGTHLTMVVLVALLVCLIPTTIGALLSAIGIAGMDRLVQRNVLAMSGRAVEAAGDVSTLLLDKTGTITLGNRQAAEFVPVAGTTEAELADAAQLSSLADETPEGRSIVVLAKEKYGLRERHQGELAQAEWVAFTAQTRMSGVDLTENGTARRVRKGATGSVLAWVQEQGGTVADDADTVSHSISEVGGTPLLVAVEDADGARVLGVIHLKDVVKEGMRERFDELRRMGIKTVMITGDNPLTAKAIADEAGVDDFLAEATPEDKMALIKREQAGGKLVAMTGDGTNDAPALAQADVGVAMNTGTSAAKEAGNMVDLDSNPTKLIEIVEIGKQLLITRGALTTFSIANDVAKYFAIIPALFAAVYPGLNKLNIMNLSSPDSAILSAVVFNALIIIALVPLALRGVRYRPVSADKMLRRNLGIYGLGGLIAPFIGIKIIDLLISLIPGIG, encoded by the coding sequence ATGTCCACCTCGACTCCGACGCTCGCGCCCCACCAGGACGCACCGACCGGCCACAAGGGCGGCGAAGGCCGTGTCGGCGCGGGCCTTTTCGACCCCAAGCAGCTGCTCCAGTCACTGCCGGACGCTCTGCGCAAGACCGACCCGCGGGTGATGGTCAAGTCACCTGTCATGTTCGTGGTGTTGGTCGGCTCGGTCCTGACGACGGTGTTCTCGTTCAAGGACCCGGGCGACTGGTTCGGCTGGGTGATCAGCGCCTGGCTCTGGCTCACCGTGATCTTCGCCAACCTGGCGGAGGCGGTCGCCGAGGGGCGAGGCAAGGCGCAGGCGGACACCCTGCGCAAGGCCAAGACGGACACCGTGGCGCGTCGGCTGTCCCGGGACAGCAGGGCCGAGGAGCAGGTGCCCGGCACCGAGCTGCGCATCGGCGACCTGGTCGTCTGCGAGGCGGGTGACATCATCCCCGGCGACGGTGACGTCGTCGAGGGCGTGGCATCCGTGGACGAGTCGGCGATCACCGGTGAGTCGGCCCCGGTCATCCGGGAGTCCGGCGGCGACCGCTCGGCCGTCACCGGCGGTACGAAGGTGCTGTCCGACCGCATCGTCATCAAGATCACGACGAAGCCGGGTGAGACCTTCATCGACCGGATGATCAATCTGGTCGAGGGCGCCGCACGCCAGAAGACGCCCAACGAGATCGCGCTGAACATCCTGCTCGCCTCGCTGACGATCGTCTTCCTGCTCGCGGTGGCCACCCTGCCGCCGTTCGCGGACTACGCGGGCACGCATCTGACCATGGTCGTGCTGGTGGCCCTCCTGGTCTGCCTGATCCCGACCACGATCGGCGCCCTGCTCTCCGCGATCGGCATCGCGGGTATGGACCGGCTGGTGCAGCGCAACGTACTGGCCATGTCGGGCAGGGCGGTCGAGGCCGCCGGCGACGTGTCGACCCTGCTGCTCGACAAGACCGGCACCATCACGCTCGGCAACCGGCAGGCCGCCGAGTTCGTGCCGGTTGCCGGCACGACCGAGGCCGAGCTGGCCGATGCCGCCCAGTTGTCGTCGCTGGCCGACGAGACGCCCGAGGGCCGCTCCATCGTCGTACTGGCGAAGGAGAAGTACGGGCTGCGCGAACGCCACCAGGGCGAGCTGGCGCAGGCCGAGTGGGTCGCCTTCACCGCGCAGACCCGCATGTCCGGTGTCGACCTCACAGAGAACGGCACCGCCCGCAGGGTCCGCAAAGGGGCCACCGGTTCGGTGCTCGCCTGGGTCCAGGAGCAGGGCGGCACCGTCGCCGACGACGCCGACACCGTCTCCCACTCCATCTCCGAGGTGGGCGGCACCCCGCTGCTGGTGGCGGTCGAGGACGCCGACGGGGCCCGGGTGCTGGGCGTGATCCACCTCAAGGACGTCGTCAAGGAGGGCATGCGGGAGCGGTTCGACGAGCTGCGCCGGATGGGCATCAAGACCGTCATGATCACGGGCGACAACCCGCTGACCGCCAAGGCGATCGCGGACGAGGCCGGGGTCGACGACTTCCTCGCGGAGGCCACTCCCGAGGACAAGATGGCGCTCATCAAGCGGGAGCAGGCGGGCGGCAAGCTGGTCGCGATGACCGGCGACGGGACGAACGACGCACCCGCGCTCGCGCAGGCCGACGTCGGCGTGGCGATGAACACGGGTACGTCGGCCGCCAAGGAGGCCGGCAACATGGTCGACCTCGACTCCAACCCGACCAAGCTGATCGAGATCGTCGAGATCGGCAAGCAACTCCTCATCACCCGGGGCGCGTTGACAACCTTCTCGATCGCCAACGACGTCGCGAAGTACTTCGCGATCATCCCGGCGCTGTTCGCGGCCGTCTACCCGGGCCTGAACAAGCTCAACATCATGAACCTGTCCTCGCCCGACTCCGCGATCCTGTCCGCGGTCGTCTTCAACGCGCTGATCATCATCGCGCTGGTCCCGCTCGCCCTGCGCGGCGTGCGGTACCGGCCGGTCAGCGCGGACAAGATGCTCCGCCGCAATCTCGGGATCTACGGCCTGGGCGGGCTGATAGCCCCCTTCATCGGCATCAAGATCATCGACCTGCTCATCTCTCTCATCCCCGGGATCGGCTGA
- the kdpA gene encoding potassium-transporting ATPase subunit KdpA has translation MSPVLAGVLQLLALIAALALAYRPLGDYMARVYSSDKHLRVEQWIYKGIGANPNTEMRWPAYLRGVLAFSAVSVLFLYLLQRVQGSLPGSLGFSSIDPDQAFNTAASFVSNTNWQSYYGEQAMGHVVQTGGLAVQNFLSAAVGIAVAVALVRGFARSRTGELGNFWADMVRGVVRILLPMSVIAAIVLVACGAIQNFSGIHSVGQFMGGSQEWNGGAVASQEAIKEIGTNGGGYFNANSAHPFENPNSFSNLFEIFLILLIPFALTRTFGRMVGSLRQGYAILATMATIWVGFICLMWWTEFAHHGPAFEIAGGAMEGKETRFGISASSIFSISTTLTSTGAVDSFHSSNTGLGGGLNLLGMQLGEIAPGGIGSGLYGMLIMAIIAVFIAGLMVGRTPEYLGKKIGTREIKFAACYILITPALVLTFTAAAMALPTPGNSMTNSAAHGFSEILYAYTSGANNNGSAFAGLNADTQWFNTTIGIAMLLGRFLPMVFVLALAGSLAEQQPVPATAGTLRTEKPLFTGLLVGAILIITGLTYFPALALGPLAEGLAS, from the coding sequence ATGAGCCCCGTCCTCGCCGGTGTGCTCCAGTTGCTCGCGCTGATCGCGGCGCTGGCACTGGCATACCGCCCGCTCGGCGACTACATGGCCCGGGTCTACTCCTCCGACAAGCACCTGCGTGTCGAGCAGTGGATCTACAAGGGCATCGGCGCCAACCCGAACACCGAGATGCGCTGGCCCGCCTATCTGCGCGGTGTCCTCGCCTTCTCCGCGGTGAGTGTTCTCTTCCTGTATCTGCTGCAGCGCGTGCAGGGCAGCCTGCCCGGCTCGCTGGGCTTCTCCTCGATCGACCCCGACCAGGCGTTCAACACCGCCGCCTCCTTCGTGTCGAACACCAACTGGCAGTCGTACTACGGCGAACAGGCCATGGGCCACGTCGTGCAGACCGGCGGGCTGGCGGTGCAGAACTTCCTCTCCGCGGCCGTCGGCATCGCCGTCGCGGTGGCGCTCGTCCGAGGCTTCGCCCGCTCGCGGACCGGGGAACTGGGCAACTTCTGGGCCGACATGGTGCGCGGTGTCGTACGCATCCTGCTGCCGATGTCGGTGATCGCCGCAATCGTGCTCGTTGCCTGCGGGGCCATCCAGAACTTCTCCGGGATTCACTCCGTGGGCCAGTTCATGGGCGGCTCGCAGGAGTGGAACGGCGGCGCGGTCGCCTCCCAGGAAGCCATCAAGGAGATCGGCACCAACGGCGGCGGTTACTTCAACGCCAACAGCGCCCACCCCTTCGAGAACCCCAACTCGTTCTCCAATCTCTTCGAGATCTTCCTGATCCTGCTGATCCCGTTCGCGCTGACGAGGACCTTCGGCCGGATGGTCGGCTCGCTGCGGCAGGGATACGCGATCCTCGCGACGATGGCGACCATCTGGGTCGGGTTCATCTGCCTGATGTGGTGGACCGAGTTCGCCCACCACGGTCCGGCGTTCGAGATCGCGGGCGGGGCGATGGAGGGCAAGGAGACCCGCTTCGGTATCAGCGCCTCGTCGATCTTCTCGATCTCCACGACGCTCACCTCGACCGGTGCCGTGGACTCGTTCCACTCGTCCAACACCGGTCTCGGCGGCGGGCTGAACCTGCTGGGGATGCAGCTCGGCGAGATCGCGCCCGGCGGTATCGGCTCCGGCCTCTACGGCATGCTGATCATGGCGATCATCGCGGTGTTCATCGCGGGTCTGATGGTCGGCCGCACTCCCGAGTACCTGGGCAAGAAGATCGGCACCCGCGAGATCAAGTTCGCGGCCTGCTACATCCTCATCACTCCGGCGCTGGTGCTCACCTTCACGGCCGCGGCGATGGCGCTGCCGACTCCGGGCAACTCGATGACCAACTCGGCCGCGCACGGTTTCTCCGAGATCCTGTACGCGTACACCTCGGGCGCCAACAACAACGGCTCGGCCTTCGCCGGCCTGAACGCGGACACGCAGTGGTTCAACACCACGATCGGCATCGCGATGCTCCTCGGGCGTTTCCTGCCGATGGTGTTCGTGCTGGCGCTGGCCGGTTCGCTGGCCGAGCAGCAGCCGGTGCCGGCCACCGCGGGCACGCTGCGTACCGAGAAGCCGCTGTTCACCGGGTTGTTGGTGGGCGCGATTCTGATCATCACCGGCCTGACCTACTTCCCGGCGCTGGCGCTGGGGCCGCTCGCTGAAGGGCTGGCGTCATGA
- the kdpF gene encoding K(+)-transporting ATPase subunit F produces the protein MTVENIVGLIVAVALLGYLLLALVFPERF, from the coding sequence GTGACCGTCGAGAACATCGTCGGCCTGATCGTGGCCGTCGCCCTGCTGGGCTATCTCCTCCTCGCCCTTGTGTTCCCGGAGAGGTTCTGA
- a CDS encoding NAD(P)-dependent oxidoreductase: protein MRFLLLGATGATGGLFTDAATAAGHEVVAFVRDPAKLARRERVTAVAGDVRDADALAEAMRGVDAVVSTLGIGKAKDPANLITESTRALVQAAEAGGTKRVVVMSAFGVGESLAKASGILRFLYKGGKANFADKAAGERILTASALDWTLVYPVLLTNKPATTVQAIDLTQLDRLPGVPRISRADVAAFLLSAAVEGSWSRRTAVLTK from the coding sequence ATGAGATTTCTCCTCCTGGGCGCCACCGGCGCGACCGGTGGCCTGTTCACGGACGCGGCCACCGCCGCCGGACACGAGGTGGTCGCCTTTGTACGCGACCCGGCCAAGCTCGCCCGGCGTGAGAGGGTGACCGCGGTCGCCGGTGACGTCCGCGACGCCGATGCGCTGGCCGAGGCCATGCGCGGCGTGGACGCGGTGGTCAGCACCCTTGGGATCGGCAAGGCCAAGGACCCGGCGAACCTGATCACCGAAAGCACCCGCGCGCTCGTCCAGGCCGCCGAGGCCGGCGGCACCAAGCGAGTGGTGGTCATGTCGGCGTTCGGCGTCGGCGAGTCCCTGGCAAAGGCCTCCGGGATCCTCCGGTTCCTCTACAAGGGCGGCAAGGCGAACTTCGCCGACAAGGCCGCAGGCGAGCGCATCCTCACCGCCTCCGCCCTGGACTGGACGCTCGTCTATCCGGTGCTGCTGACGAACAAGCCGGCCACGACCGTCCAGGCAATCGACCTGACCCAGCTCGACCGCCTGCCCGGCGTGCCCAGGATCTCCCGGGCCGATGTCGCCGCGTTCCTGCTCAGCGCCGCCGTCGAGGGCTCCTGGTCCCGGCGCACCGCGGTGCTCACCAAGTAG
- a CDS encoding Gfo/Idh/MocA family protein — protein MGEPVKPLNIGMVGAGKISGAYLSTLQKLTSVRLTAVTDLDRARAQAVADQVGSQVSVADSVADLVARDDVDAVLNLTIPAAHAEVALAVLAAGKHVYGEKPFATNRKEADAVLTAARDAGLRVGCAPDTVLGTGTQTARKAVDDGLIGRPVAATAFMTTAGHETWHPDPEFYYQPGGGPLLDMGPYYLSALVHLLGPVVKVTGASSRPRAERVIGSGPRAGQSFPVEIDTHVTGVLEHADGALSTLVMSFDIKAARLPRIEVHGTEASLSVPDPNNFDGPVEIHRGDGWDVLPVSAGHADTGRGAGLADLAEALDAGRPHRASAELAAHVLDVMLTLMDAAEHGCALPVTSTCERPAPVIGL, from the coding sequence GTGGGCGAGCCGGTGAAGCCTTTGAACATCGGGATGGTGGGCGCGGGCAAGATCAGTGGCGCCTATCTGTCGACCCTTCAGAAGCTGACGTCGGTGCGGCTGACCGCGGTCACCGACCTCGACCGGGCCCGTGCGCAGGCCGTCGCCGACCAGGTCGGATCGCAGGTCTCGGTGGCGGACTCGGTCGCGGACCTCGTCGCCCGTGACGACGTGGACGCGGTTCTGAATCTGACCATCCCGGCCGCGCACGCCGAGGTCGCCCTGGCCGTGCTCGCCGCTGGTAAGCACGTCTACGGCGAGAAGCCTTTCGCGACGAACCGCAAGGAGGCCGATGCCGTCCTGACCGCCGCCCGTGATGCGGGACTTCGGGTGGGCTGTGCCCCCGACACCGTGCTGGGCACCGGCACCCAGACCGCGCGCAAGGCGGTCGATGACGGACTGATCGGTCGTCCGGTGGCGGCGACGGCCTTCATGACGACCGCGGGGCACGAGACGTGGCACCCGGACCCGGAGTTCTACTACCAGCCCGGAGGAGGCCCGCTGCTCGACATGGGCCCCTACTACCTCTCCGCCCTGGTGCACCTACTGGGCCCGGTGGTGAAGGTGACCGGAGCCTCCTCGCGGCCGCGCGCCGAGCGGGTCATCGGCAGTGGTCCGCGGGCCGGGCAGTCCTTCCCGGTCGAGATCGACACCCACGTCACGGGTGTCCTGGAGCACGCGGACGGCGCCCTGTCGACGCTGGTGATGAGCTTCGACATCAAGGCCGCGCGCCTGCCGCGCATCGAGGTGCACGGCACCGAGGCCTCGCTCTCCGTACCCGACCCGAACAACTTCGACGGTCCCGTCGAGATCCACCGCGGCGACGGCTGGGACGTCCTGCCGGTGTCCGCCGGTCACGCGGACACGGGCCGTGGCGCGGGGCTTGCCGACCTCGCCGAGGCCCTGGACGCCGGGCGCCCGCACCGCGCCTCGGCCGAACTCGCCGCGCACGTCCTGGACGTCATGCTCACCCTCATGGACGCCGCCGAGCACGGCTGCGCCCTGCCGGTGACCAGCACCTGCGAGCGGCCCGCCCCGGTCATCGGCCTCTAG
- a CDS encoding ThuA domain-containing protein, giving the protein MGVCNTLTSEIRRALVVRGGWDGHQPVTISDSFVPFLKDQGFTVETSEDLAVYDDAEWLAATDLVVQCWTMGTITPQQRDNLAAAVRGGTGLAGWHGGIVDCFHDHGYHLLTGGKFVMHPPGFLDHTYQLSPEHADHPIIAGLDDFAIHSEQYWVLTDAHIDVLATTTFPADDLHDRPAVMPAVWTRTHGAGRVFVSTIGHKPDDFDVPQVRTLTERGLLWASR; this is encoded by the coding sequence ATGGGAGTGTGCAATACCTTGACCAGCGAAATCCGGCGGGCCCTTGTCGTCCGTGGTGGTTGGGACGGGCATCAGCCCGTGACGATCAGCGACAGTTTCGTCCCGTTCCTCAAGGATCAGGGCTTCACCGTCGAGACCTCCGAGGACCTCGCGGTGTACGACGACGCGGAGTGGCTCGCTGCCACTGATCTGGTCGTGCAGTGCTGGACGATGGGGACGATCACCCCGCAGCAACGCGACAACCTGGCCGCCGCCGTCCGCGGCGGCACCGGACTCGCCGGCTGGCACGGCGGCATCGTGGACTGCTTCCACGATCACGGCTATCACCTGCTGACCGGCGGCAAGTTCGTGATGCACCCGCCCGGCTTCCTCGACCACACCTACCAGCTGTCGCCCGAGCACGCGGACCACCCGATCATCGCGGGCCTGGACGACTTCGCGATCCACAGCGAGCAGTACTGGGTCCTGACCGATGCGCACATCGACGTCCTGGCCACGACCACGTTCCCCGCCGACGACCTGCACGACCGGCCCGCCGTCATGCCCGCGGTGTGGACCCGGACCCATGGCGCGGGACGCGTCTTCGTCTCGACCATCGGCCACAAGCCGGACGACTTCGACGTGCCGCAGGTGCGGACGCTGACCGAGAGGGGACTGCTGTGGGCGAGCCGGTGA
- a CDS encoding alpha/beta fold hydrolase: protein MTETRPYVPPAHVVGSGAHKVIVLHSLFAGHESFSPWWPYLDGTRFSYAFMDARGFGDAIDVEGSYTCDEIASDVLLLADSLGWREFSLIGHSLGGMPVQQVVLKAPERVRKLVGLSPAPANGLGIPDAAYPLLAEAAHKVENRRIIIDSSTGGKLSPHWVASWAEQSMKAVGPDAFRSYLDSVNTTDFSAEITGAPLPALVVVGENDPATDADAMNQTWMRHYPNGQLAVVGNAGHHQMVETPIALATLVEKFLGD, encoded by the coding sequence ATGACCGAGACCAGACCCTACGTTCCGCCCGCCCATGTCGTCGGCAGCGGCGCCCACAAGGTGATCGTGCTGCACTCGCTCTTCGCCGGACACGAGTCGTTCAGCCCCTGGTGGCCGTACCTGGACGGCACCCGCTTCAGCTACGCGTTCATGGACGCCCGAGGCTTCGGCGACGCCATCGACGTAGAGGGCTCCTACACCTGTGACGAGATCGCCTCGGACGTCCTCCTGCTCGCCGACAGCCTCGGCTGGCGCGAGTTCTCCCTGATCGGGCACTCGCTCGGCGGCATGCCGGTCCAGCAGGTCGTACTCAAGGCGCCCGAGCGTGTGCGCAAGCTCGTCGGGCTCAGCCCCGCGCCCGCGAACGGCCTGGGCATCCCGGACGCGGCCTACCCCTTGCTCGCCGAGGCCGCGCACAAGGTCGAGAACCGCCGCATCATCATCGACTCGTCCACAGGCGGCAAGCTGTCCCCGCACTGGGTCGCCTCCTGGGCAGAGCAGTCGATGAAGGCTGTCGGCCCGGACGCCTTCCGCAGCTATCTCGACTCCGTCAACACCACCGACTTCTCCGCCGAGATCACGGGTGCTCCGCTGCCCGCACTGGTGGTGGTCGGTGAGAACGACCCGGCGACCGACGCCGACGCCATGAACCAGACCTGGATGCGGCACTACCCGAACGGACAGCTCGCAGTCGTCGGCAACGCCGGCCACCACCAAATGGTGGAGACCCCGATCGCCCTCGCGACCCTCGTCGAGAAGTTCCTCGGCGACTGA